A DNA window from Streptomyces bacillaris contains the following coding sequences:
- a CDS encoding trp operon leader peptide, producing MSTQQTQLSIQNWWWTAHPAAR from the coding sequence ATGTCGACGCAACAGACCCAGCTCTCGATCCAGAACTGGTGGTGGACCGCTCATCCGGCGGCCCGCTGA
- a CDS encoding class II 3-deoxy-7-phosphoheptulonate synthase, producing MNANTSVAGGNTWRDLPAAQQPEYPDSEALRDVLADLASYPPLVFAGECDQLRARLGAVAKGEAFLLQGGDCAEAFDAVSAEHIRAKLKTLLQMSAVLTYAASVPVVKVGRIAGQYSKPRSKSTETRDGVTLPTYRGDSVNGFAFTEEARVPDPQRLKQMYHASSSTLNLVRAFTTGGYADLRQVHAWNQDFVKSSPAGQRYEALAREIDNALNFMKACGTDPAEFKAVEFYASHEALLLDYETALTRTDSRTGELYDTSGHMVWIGERTRQMDGAHIEFASKVRNPIGIKLGPTTTVDEALGYVDRLDPEREPGRLTFIVRMGADKVRDKLPELVEKVTASGATVAWVTDPMHGNTFEAASGHKTRRFDDVLDEVKGFFEVHKGLGTHPGGIHVELTGDDVTECVGGGHEIFVDDLHQRYETACDPRLNRSQSLDLAFLVAEMYRDQ from the coding sequence GTGAACGCCAATACCTCCGTCGCCGGTGGCAACACCTGGCGAGACCTTCCCGCGGCGCAGCAGCCCGAGTACCCCGACTCCGAGGCCCTGCGCGATGTACTCGCGGACCTCGCGTCGTATCCGCCGCTCGTCTTCGCGGGCGAGTGCGACCAGCTGCGCGCCCGTCTGGGAGCCGTCGCCAAGGGCGAGGCGTTCCTGCTGCAGGGCGGCGACTGTGCCGAGGCCTTCGACGCCGTCTCCGCCGAGCACATCCGGGCCAAGCTGAAGACGCTGCTCCAGATGAGCGCCGTCCTGACCTACGCCGCCTCCGTGCCGGTCGTCAAGGTCGGCCGGATCGCGGGCCAGTACTCCAAGCCGCGCTCCAAGTCGACCGAGACCCGCGACGGCGTGACCCTGCCGACCTACCGCGGCGACTCGGTGAACGGCTTCGCCTTCACCGAGGAGGCCCGGGTCCCGGACCCGCAGCGGCTGAAGCAGATGTACCACGCGTCCTCCTCCACGCTGAACCTGGTGCGCGCCTTCACCACCGGCGGTTACGCCGACCTGCGCCAGGTCCACGCCTGGAACCAGGACTTCGTGAAGTCGTCCCCCGCGGGCCAGCGCTACGAGGCCCTGGCCCGTGAGATCGACAACGCGCTCAACTTCATGAAGGCGTGCGGCACCGACCCGGCCGAGTTCAAGGCGGTCGAGTTCTACGCCTCGCACGAGGCGCTGCTGCTGGACTACGAGACGGCGCTGACCCGCACCGACTCGCGCACCGGCGAGCTGTACGACACCTCCGGCCACATGGTCTGGATCGGTGAGCGCACCCGCCAGATGGACGGCGCGCACATCGAGTTCGCCTCCAAGGTCCGCAACCCGATCGGCATCAAGCTCGGCCCGACGACCACCGTCGACGAGGCCCTGGGCTACGTCGACCGGCTGGACCCCGAGCGCGAGCCCGGCCGGCTGACCTTCATCGTCCGCATGGGCGCCGACAAGGTCCGCGACAAGCTGCCCGAGCTGGTCGAGAAGGTCACCGCCTCCGGCGCCACCGTCGCCTGGGTGACCGACCCGATGCACGGCAACACCTTCGAGGCCGCCTCCGGCCACAAGACACGCCGCTTCGACGACGTCCTGGACGAGGTCAAGGGCTTCTTCGAGGTCCACAAGGGCCTCGGCACCCACCCGGGCGGCATCCACGTGGAGCTGACCGGCGACGATGTCACCGAGTGCGTGGGCGGCGGCCACGAGATCTTCGTGGACGATCTGCACCAGCGCTACGAGACGGCCTGCGACCCGCGGCTCAACCGCAGCCAGTCGCTCGACCTGGCCTTCCTCGTCGCCGAGATGTACCGCGACCAGTAG
- a CDS encoding (2Fe-2S)-binding protein, translated as MYVCSCFGITEAQVKKHADAGACTPRQIASACKAGTDCGGCVRRIQALLGRDCSRRDLVGQQREPAAAAVGHPMAMPAAAAVPVAATPDVRLPDAA; from the coding sequence ATGTACGTCTGCTCCTGCTTCGGCATCACCGAGGCGCAGGTCAAGAAGCATGCGGACGCCGGGGCCTGCACCCCGCGCCAGATCGCCTCGGCCTGCAAGGCCGGCACGGACTGCGGCGGCTGTGTCCGCCGGATCCAGGCCCTGCTGGGGCGTGACTGCTCGCGCCGCGACCTCGTGGGTCAGCAGCGGGAGCCCGCGGCGGCAGCGGTCGGCCACCCGATGGCCATGCCGGCCGCGGCGGCCGTGCCGGTGGCGGCGACCCCGGACGTGCGTCTCCCCGACGCGGCCTGA
- the bfr gene encoding bacterioferritin, with protein MQGDPEVIEFLNEQLTAELTAINQYFLHAKMQENFGWTKLAKYTRAESFDEMKHAEVLTDRILFLDGLPNYQRLFHVRVGQTVTEMFQADRQVEVEAIDRLKRGIEVMRAKGDITSANIFESILEDEEHHIDYLDTQLELVEKLGEPLYIAQLIEQPES; from the coding sequence ATGCAGGGCGACCCCGAGGTCATTGAGTTCCTCAACGAACAGCTGACGGCCGAACTGACGGCCATCAACCAGTACTTCCTGCACGCGAAGATGCAGGAGAACTTCGGCTGGACCAAGCTGGCCAAGTACACCCGGGCCGAGTCCTTCGACGAGATGAAGCACGCCGAGGTCCTCACGGACCGGATTCTCTTCCTGGACGGGCTGCCCAACTACCAGCGGCTCTTCCATGTCCGGGTGGGCCAGACGGTCACCGAGATGTTCCAGGCGGACCGCCAGGTCGAGGTGGAGGCGATCGACCGCCTCAAGCGCGGGATCGAGGTGATGCGGGCCAAGGGGGACATCACCTCGGCGAACATCTTCGAGTCCATCCTGGAGGACGAGGAGCACCACATCGACTACCTCGACACCCAGCTGGAGCTGGTGGAGAAGCTGGGCGAGCCGCTCTACATCGCGCAGCTGATCGAGCAGCCGGAGAGCTGA
- a CDS encoding sulfite oxidase-like oxidoreductase, translating into MGQPENREKRGAEQSDLPPGQRLQRGWPVTHYGPVPKFKPERWEFRVFGATADGDKHCWNHQEFTALPYASVVADLHCVTKFSMVGAEWGGVLARTVLDLAPPAPEATHVMVWAEYGFSSNLRLADFASDRTLFATHKDGELLTAEHGFPLRLVVPHLYAWKGPKWVRGVEYMTADRRGFWEERGYHNIGDPWAEQRYSYQEEPGDGPEL; encoded by the coding sequence ATGGGTCAGCCGGAAAACCGGGAGAAGCGCGGAGCAGAGCAGTCGGACCTTCCACCAGGACAGCGACTGCAGCGCGGATGGCCGGTCACCCACTACGGGCCCGTTCCCAAGTTCAAACCCGAGCGGTGGGAGTTCCGGGTCTTCGGAGCCACCGCCGACGGTGACAAGCACTGCTGGAACCACCAGGAGTTCACGGCGCTGCCGTACGCCTCCGTCGTCGCCGATCTGCACTGCGTGACGAAGTTCAGCATGGTCGGCGCCGAGTGGGGCGGCGTCCTCGCCCGTACGGTGCTCGACCTGGCACCCCCGGCGCCCGAGGCCACCCATGTGATGGTCTGGGCCGAGTACGGCTTCTCCTCGAACCTGCGGCTGGCCGACTTCGCCTCCGACCGCACGCTCTTCGCCACCCACAAGGACGGCGAGCTGCTCACCGCCGAGCACGGCTTCCCGCTCCGCCTGGTCGTCCCGCACCTGTACGCCTGGAAGGGCCCGAAGTGGGTCCGGGGCGTCGAGTACATGACGGCCGACCGGCGCGGGTTCTGGGAGGAGCGGGGCTACCACAACATCGGTGACCCCTGGGCCGAGCAGCGCTATTCGTACCAGGAGGAGCCGGGGGACGGCCCCGAGCTGTGA
- a CDS encoding deoxyribonuclease IV: MRNPEDGNRPHAEDGSPLRNPVGGHVPVAGGLAKVGLSYARELAAETVQVFVANPRGWATPAGNPAQDELFRSECAAASMPAYVHAPYLINFGSHTEATVEKSVESLRHSLRRAREIGALGVVVHTGSATGGRPRAEALAQVREHMRPLLDELTHDDDPDLLLESTAGQGSSLCSRTWDFGPYFEALDAHPKLGICLDTCHIYAAGHDLTGPSGMRQTLDLLVETVGEGRLKLIHANDSKDVVGAHKDRHENIGAGHIGAEPFRELFAHPATEGVPLIIETPGGKEGHASDVARLKELRTAPRR, translated from the coding sequence ATGCGCAACCCTGAGGACGGAAATCGGCCGCACGCCGAGGACGGAAGCCCGCTGCGCAACCCCGTGGGCGGCCATGTCCCGGTGGCCGGCGGTCTCGCCAAGGTCGGCCTCTCCTACGCCCGGGAGCTGGCGGCCGAGACCGTGCAGGTCTTCGTCGCCAACCCGCGCGGCTGGGCGACGCCCGCCGGGAACCCGGCGCAGGACGAGCTGTTCCGCTCGGAGTGCGCGGCCGCCTCGATGCCCGCGTACGTCCACGCCCCGTACCTGATCAACTTCGGCTCGCACACCGAGGCGACCGTCGAGAAGTCCGTGGAGTCCCTGCGCCACTCGCTGCGCCGGGCCCGGGAGATCGGCGCGCTGGGCGTGGTCGTGCACACCGGCTCCGCGACCGGCGGGCGGCCGCGCGCGGAGGCGCTGGCCCAGGTGCGGGAGCACATGCGGCCGCTGCTGGACGAGCTGACGCACGACGACGACCCGGATCTGCTGCTGGAGTCCACGGCGGGCCAGGGCTCCTCGCTCTGCTCCCGTACGTGGGACTTCGGACCGTACTTCGAGGCGCTGGACGCCCACCCCAAGCTGGGCATCTGCCTGGACACCTGCCACATCTACGCGGCGGGCCACGATCTGACCGGTCCCTCGGGAATGCGGCAGACGCTCGATCTGCTGGTGGAGACGGTCGGTGAGGGGCGGCTCAAGCTGATCCACGCCAACGACTCCAAGGACGTCGTGGGCGCCCACAAGGACCGGCACGAGAACATCGGCGCGGGCCATATCGGCGCCGAGCCGTTCCGGGAGCTGTTCGCGCACCCGGCGACCGAGGGCGTGCCCCTGATCATCGAGACGCCCGGCGGCAAGGAGGGGCACGCGTCGGACGTGGCCCGGCTCAAGGAGCTGCGGACCGCTCCCCGGCGCTGA
- the pknB gene encoding Stk1 family PASTA domain-containing Ser/Thr kinase translates to MDTTLQDPLVGQLLDGRYRIEARIAVGGMATVYRAVDTRLDRVLALKVMHPALATDVAFVERFIREAKSVARLAHPNVVAVFDQGAQGAYVYLAMEYVSGCTLRDVLRERGALQPRAALDILEPVLAALGAAHRAGFVHRDMKPENVLIGDDGRVKVADFGLVRAVGTATDTTGSLLGTVSYLAPEQIEHGSADTRSDVYACGVVLYEMLTGAKPHTGENAAQVIYRHLNTDVPAPSAVVPGLPVALDSLVASATARTPEVRPHDAVLLLAEAREARAQLTEAELDAVPPQALSNTHDGAQDRTSVIPRALPADGPEDGVHRTSRLEMPPPVAPPRRRAGRSGPFGGPHGKLITIVTAVLLTLGIGVGVWYINSGQFTQVPSLLGQTQQAAEKRLSDAGLGLEGVERVFSDTVERGAVVGSDPASGDRIRGNGSVKLIVSRGPEIVRVPDVAGSSLADARRSLKKVGLVPGMVTKEFSEDVARGEVIRTEPRAGTDRNPDTAVAMVVSKGSPIDVPDVTGLSVEDATAELEGEGLKVQVLPGRVNSPEAAGNIAQQSPGAGAEAAEGDTIELTVSKGPRMLDVPDVTGRDVDEARATLEEAGFEVKVDRPFLSFSDTVARQSVAGGEQAPEGSTITIRTKGL, encoded by the coding sequence GTGGACACGACCCTCCAGGACCCGCTCGTCGGGCAGCTGCTCGACGGCCGGTATCGCATCGAGGCGCGCATCGCCGTCGGCGGGATGGCCACGGTCTACCGGGCCGTGGACACCCGCCTGGACCGGGTGCTCGCGCTCAAGGTGATGCACCCGGCGCTCGCCACCGACGTCGCCTTCGTCGAGCGGTTCATCCGCGAGGCCAAGTCGGTGGCCCGCCTCGCCCACCCCAATGTCGTCGCGGTCTTCGACCAGGGCGCCCAGGGGGCGTACGTCTACCTCGCGATGGAGTACGTCTCGGGCTGCACCCTGCGCGACGTCCTGCGCGAGCGCGGCGCCCTCCAGCCGAGGGCCGCGCTGGACATCCTGGAGCCGGTCCTCGCCGCGCTCGGCGCCGCCCACCGGGCGGGGTTCGTGCACCGCGACATGAAGCCGGAGAACGTCCTGATAGGGGACGACGGCCGGGTCAAGGTGGCGGACTTCGGGCTGGTCAGGGCGGTCGGCACGGCCACCGACACCACGGGTTCGCTGCTCGGCACGGTCTCGTATCTGGCCCCCGAGCAGATCGAGCACGGCAGCGCCGACACCCGCAGTGACGTGTACGCCTGCGGGGTCGTGCTGTACGAGATGCTGACCGGCGCCAAGCCGCACACCGGGGAGAACGCCGCCCAGGTCATCTACCGGCACCTCAACACCGACGTCCCGGCCCCCTCCGCCGTCGTGCCGGGGCTCCCGGTGGCGCTGGACTCCCTGGTGGCGAGCGCCACCGCCCGCACCCCCGAGGTGCGGCCGCACGACGCGGTGCTGCTCCTGGCCGAGGCCCGGGAGGCCCGCGCCCAGCTGACCGAGGCCGAGCTGGACGCCGTACCGCCGCAGGCGCTGTCGAACACCCACGACGGCGCGCAGGACCGTACGAGCGTGATCCCTCGGGCCCTTCCGGCGGACGGGCCCGAGGACGGCGTGCACCGGACCAGCCGGCTGGAGATGCCTCCGCCGGTCGCCCCGCCCCGGCGCCGGGCGGGCCGGAGCGGCCCGTTCGGCGGCCCGCACGGCAAGCTGATCACCATCGTCACCGCCGTCCTGCTGACGCTCGGCATCGGGGTGGGTGTCTGGTACATCAACTCCGGCCAGTTCACCCAGGTCCCCTCGCTGCTCGGCCAGACCCAGCAGGCGGCGGAGAAGCGGCTCTCGGACGCCGGGCTCGGGCTGGAGGGTGTCGAGCGGGTCTTCAGCGACACGGTCGAGCGGGGCGCGGTGGTCGGCAGCGACCCCGCGTCCGGCGACCGGATCCGGGGCAACGGCTCGGTGAAGCTCATCGTCTCGCGCGGCCCGGAGATCGTCCGGGTGCCCGATGTGGCGGGCTCCTCCCTGGCGGACGCCCGGCGCTCCCTGAAGAAGGTGGGCCTGGTCCCCGGCATGGTGACCAAGGAGTTCAGCGAGGACGTCGCGCGCGGCGAGGTGATCCGTACGGAGCCCCGCGCGGGCACCGACCGGAACCCGGACACAGCCGTGGCCATGGTCGTCAGCAAGGGCAGCCCGATCGACGTCCCGGACGTCACCGGGCTCTCGGTCGAGGACGCCACGGCGGAGCTGGAGGGCGAGGGGCTGAAGGTCCAGGTGCTGCCCGGCCGGGTCAACTCCCCCGAGGCCGCCGGGAACATCGCCCAGCAGTCCCCCGGCGCGGGCGCCGAGGCCGCGGAGGGCGACACGATCGAGCTGACCGTCTCCAAGGGCCCCCGGATGCTGGACGTCCCCGACGTCACCGGCCGGGACGTCGACGAGGCCAGGGCCACCCTGGAGGAGGCGGGCTTCGAGGTGAAGGTCGACCGGCCGTTCCTCTCGTTCAGCGACACGGTCGCGCGCCAGTCCGTGGCGGGCGGCGAACAGGCCCCCGAGGGCTCCACCATCACGATCAGGACCAAGGGGCTCTAG
- a CDS encoding thiazole synthase: MSDDVFTLGPAAFGSRLIMGTGGAPSLEVLERSLIASGTEMTTVAMRRLDPTVQGSVLSVLERLSIQVLPNTAGCYTAGEAVLTARLAREALGTDWIKLEVMADERTLLPDPIELLDAAEILVDDGFTVLPYTNDDPVLAQKLEDVGCAAIMPLGSPIGSGLGIRNPHNFELIVERAGVPVILDAGAGTASDAALAMELGCAAVMLASAVTRAQEPELMAAAMRHAVDAGRLAYRAGRIPRRHYAEASSPVDGRAALDPERPAF, translated from the coding sequence ATGTCCGACGACGTCTTCACCCTGGGACCGGCCGCCTTCGGCTCCCGGCTGATCATGGGGACCGGCGGGGCGCCGAGCCTGGAGGTGCTGGAGCGGTCCCTGATCGCGTCCGGCACGGAGATGACCACCGTCGCCATGCGCCGGCTCGACCCGACCGTGCAGGGGTCGGTCCTCTCCGTGCTGGAGCGGCTCTCCATCCAGGTGCTGCCGAACACGGCGGGCTGCTACACGGCGGGCGAGGCCGTCCTCACCGCCCGGCTGGCCCGGGAGGCGCTCGGCACCGACTGGATCAAGCTGGAGGTCATGGCCGACGAGCGGACCCTGCTGCCCGACCCGATCGAGCTGCTGGACGCGGCCGAGATCCTGGTCGACGACGGGTTCACCGTGCTGCCGTACACCAACGACGACCCGGTCCTCGCACAGAAGCTGGAAGACGTGGGGTGCGCGGCGATCATGCCGCTGGGCTCCCCCATCGGCTCCGGCCTCGGCATCCGCAACCCGCACAACTTCGAGCTGATCGTGGAGCGGGCCGGGGTGCCGGTGATCCTGGACGCGGGGGCCGGGACCGCGTCGGACGCGGCGCTGGCGATGGAGCTGGGGTGCGCGGCGGTGATGCTCGCCTCGGCGGTGACCCGGGCCCAGGAGCCGGAGCTGATGGCGGCGGCGATGCGGCACGCGGTGGACGCGGGCCGGCTGGCGTACCGGGCGGGGCGCATCCCGCGCCGCCACTACGCGGAGGCGTCCTCTCCGGTGGACGGGCGGGCGGCGCTGGACCCGGAACGACCGGCGTTCTGA
- the thiS gene encoding sulfur carrier protein ThiS, whose amino-acid sequence MSPQVSVSVNGEPRTLDAGTALDRLVATLTTAPSGVAAAVNECVVPRGRWAATTLGEGDRVEVLTAVQGG is encoded by the coding sequence ATGAGCCCTCAGGTATCCGTCTCGGTCAACGGGGAGCCGCGCACGCTCGACGCGGGCACCGCGCTGGACCGCCTCGTCGCCACCCTGACCACCGCGCCCTCCGGGGTCGCCGCCGCCGTCAACGAGTGCGTGGTGCCGCGCGGCCGGTGGGCCGCCACCACGCTCGGCGAGGGCGACCGCGTCGAAGTCCTGACCGCCGTACAGGGAGGCTGA
- the thiO gene encoding glycine oxidase ThiO, which translates to MRVSGRTSGKPGESSGTLGRTPGTPGGNPGSDVLVIGGGIIGLVTAWRAAQRGLTVTVADPDPGGGAARVAAGMLAAVTELHYGEEMLLGLNLASAARYPEFVAELEAASGRETGFRTCGTLAVALDSDDRAHLRELHALQERSGLESVWLSGRECRRLEPMLAPGVRGGLRVDGDHQVDPRRLAAALLAACERAGVVFRRSPAGQLTVAGGRATGAVLGDGTKVGADQVVLAAGSLSGRLAGLPEEVVPPVRPVKGQVLRLTVPPAYAPFLSRTVRAVVRGGHVYLVPRENGELVVGATSEEMGWDTTVTAGGVYELLRDAHELVPGITELPLTETRAGLRPASPDNAPLLGPTALPGLLLATGHHRNGVLLTPVTGDAMAEALTTGELPEVARPFAPGRFASAGAAPVPVLQEQSA; encoded by the coding sequence ATGCGCGTCTCGGGGAGGACCTCCGGAAAACCGGGGGAAAGCTCAGGAACTTTGGGGAGGACCCCAGGGACTCCGGGGGGAAACCCAGGATCCGATGTCCTCGTCATCGGGGGCGGAATCATCGGCCTGGTCACCGCGTGGCGGGCCGCCCAGCGCGGGCTGACCGTCACCGTGGCCGATCCCGATCCGGGCGGCGGGGCCGCCCGGGTCGCGGCGGGCATGCTGGCCGCCGTCACCGAACTGCACTACGGCGAGGAGATGCTCCTCGGCCTCAACCTCGCCTCCGCCGCCCGCTATCCGGAGTTCGTCGCGGAGCTGGAGGCGGCGAGCGGCCGGGAGACCGGGTTCCGCACCTGCGGGACGCTGGCGGTCGCGCTGGACTCCGACGACCGGGCGCATCTGCGGGAGCTGCACGCCCTCCAGGAGCGCTCGGGGCTGGAGTCGGTCTGGCTGAGCGGCCGGGAGTGCCGCCGTCTGGAGCCGATGCTCGCGCCGGGGGTGCGGGGCGGGCTGCGGGTGGACGGTGACCACCAGGTGGATCCGCGCCGGCTCGCCGCGGCGCTGCTGGCCGCGTGCGAGCGGGCCGGGGTGGTGTTCCGCAGGTCCCCCGCCGGACAGCTCACCGTCGCCGGGGGCCGGGCCACCGGGGCGGTGCTCGGTGACGGTACGAAGGTCGGGGCCGACCAGGTCGTGCTGGCGGCGGGCAGCCTCAGCGGGCGGCTCGCGGGGCTCCCGGAGGAGGTCGTGCCGCCGGTCCGCCCGGTCAAGGGCCAGGTTTTGCGGCTCACCGTGCCCCCGGCGTACGCCCCCTTCCTCAGCCGGACCGTACGGGCCGTCGTCCGGGGCGGCCACGTCTATCTCGTACCGCGCGAGAACGGCGAGCTGGTCGTCGGCGCCACCAGCGAGGAGATGGGCTGGGACACCACCGTCACCGCGGGCGGGGTCTACGAGCTGCTGCGCGACGCCCATGAGCTGGTGCCCGGCATCACCGAGCTGCCGCTCACCGAGACCCGGGCCGGTCTGCGCCCCGCATCCCCCGACAACGCCCCGCTGCTCGGCCCGACCGCCCTGCCCGGTCTCCTCCTCGCCACCGGCCACCACCGCAACGGCGTGCTGCTGACGCCCGTCACGGGCGACGCGATGGCCGAGGCGCTGACCACCGGCGAGCTGCCCGAGGTGGCCCGCCCGTTCGCCCCGGGCCGGTTCGCGTCCGCCGGAGCCGCCCCCGTACCCGTACTCCAGGAGCAGTCCGCATGA
- a CDS encoding NAD(P)/FAD-dependent oxidoreductase: MSEQTEHHAARERTRNVVIVGAGMAGVQTAVALREAGFTGPVTLIGAEPHQPYDRPPLSKAVLLGKAEDSAFDVDFEGLDITLRLGLDVTGLRAADHVLDTAEGPVPYDTLVLATGAEPIALPGTEGVPGVHLLRTLDDAARLRPVLEERHDVVVVGAGWIGAEFATAARAAGCAVTVVEAAARPLAGTLPAEVAAPMADWYAESGAELLTDARVERVEPGTVVLADGRELPAGAVVVGIGARPATGWLAGSGIERGPDGSITADSALRTSLPDVYAVGDCASFPSARYGERLLIHHWDNALQGPRTAAAAILAAESGDPLPVHDPVPYFWSEQFGRFVQYAGHHPHADTLVWRGDGTEATWSVCWLKGGALVALLAVGRPRDLAQGRKLIESGAVLDPERVADPAVPLKSTAL; the protein is encoded by the coding sequence GTGAGCGAGCAGACGGAACACCACGCGGCGCGGGAGCGCACACGGAACGTCGTGATCGTCGGAGCGGGCATGGCGGGCGTGCAGACCGCCGTCGCCCTGCGGGAGGCCGGGTTCACCGGACCCGTCACGCTGATCGGCGCCGAACCCCACCAGCCCTACGACCGGCCGCCGCTGTCCAAGGCGGTCCTCCTGGGCAAGGCCGAGGACTCCGCCTTCGACGTGGACTTCGAGGGACTGGACATCACGCTCCGCCTCGGCCTGGACGTCACCGGGCTGCGCGCCGCCGACCATGTGCTGGACACGGCGGAGGGGCCCGTTCCCTACGACACGCTGGTCCTGGCGACCGGCGCCGAGCCCATCGCCCTGCCCGGCACCGAAGGTGTCCCCGGCGTCCATCTGCTGCGCACCCTGGACGACGCCGCCCGGCTGCGGCCCGTCCTGGAGGAGCGGCACGACGTGGTGGTCGTCGGGGCGGGGTGGATCGGCGCCGAGTTCGCCACCGCCGCCCGCGCCGCCGGCTGCGCGGTCACCGTCGTGGAGGCCGCCGCCCGCCCGCTGGCCGGGACGCTGCCCGCCGAGGTCGCCGCCCCGATGGCCGACTGGTACGCGGAGAGCGGCGCCGAACTCCTCACCGACGCCCGGGTCGAGCGGGTGGAGCCCGGCACGGTGGTCCTCGCGGACGGCCGGGAGCTGCCCGCCGGGGCCGTCGTCGTCGGCATCGGCGCCCGCCCCGCCACCGGCTGGCTCGCCGGATCCGGGATCGAGCGCGGCCCGGACGGCTCGATCACCGCCGACAGCGCCCTGCGCACCTCCCTCCCCGATGTGTACGCGGTCGGGGACTGCGCCTCCTTCCCCTCCGCCCGCTACGGCGAACGCCTGCTGATCCACCACTGGGACAACGCCCTCCAGGGCCCGCGCACGGCCGCCGCCGCGATCCTCGCCGCCGAGAGCGGTGACCCGCTGCCGGTCCACGACCCCGTCCCGTACTTCTGGTCCGAGCAGTTCGGCCGCTTCGTGCAGTACGCCGGGCACCACCCCCATGCCGACACCCTGGTGTGGCGCGGCGACGGCACGGAGGCCACCTGGTCGGTCTGCTGGCTGAAGGGCGGGGCCCTGGTCGCCCTGCTCGCGGTGGGGCGCCCGCGCGACCTCGCCCAGGGGCGCAAGCTCATCGAGTCCGGGGCCGTCCTCGATCCGGAGCGGGTGGCCGACCCGGCCGTACCGCTGAAGTCCACCGCCCTGTGA
- a CDS encoding Rv2175c family DNA-binding protein, translating into MTEIDAKTDALVPAWLHLPDIADMLDVEVTRVRQLVKEGQLIAVRRGENRTLQVPAAFIDGSKVVKGLSGTLTLLRDDGFSDEEMLEWLFTPDPTLPGTPAQALSENRGTEVKRRAQALAV; encoded by the coding sequence GTGACCGAGATTGACGCAAAAACCGATGCTCTCGTCCCCGCCTGGCTCCACCTCCCCGACATCGCGGACATGCTCGATGTCGAGGTGACGCGCGTCCGGCAGCTGGTCAAGGAGGGCCAGCTCATCGCCGTACGCCGTGGTGAGAACCGGACACTTCAGGTGCCCGCCGCCTTCATCGACGGCAGCAAGGTGGTCAAGGGCCTCTCCGGCACCCTGACCCTCCTGAGGGACGACGGCTTCTCCGACGAAGAGATGCTGGAGTGGCTCTTCACTCCCGACCCGACCCTGCCCGGCACCCCCGCCCAGGCGCTGAGCGAGAATCGCGGTACGGAGGTGAAGCGCCGCGCCCAGGCGCTCGCCGTCTGA
- the thiE gene encoding thiamine phosphate synthase, with protein MPTPREQLSDARLYLCTDARKRQGDLPAFLDAVLAGGVDIVQLRDKGMEAAEELEHLAVFADACRRHGKLLAVNDRADVAHAIGADVLHLGQGDLPVPAARAIIGQERLIGRSTHAESEVDAAVAQDGVDYFCTGPCWPTPTKPGRHAPGLGLVRYAAALAQPRPWFAIGGIDAGNLDEVLEAGARRIVVVRAITEADDPATATAELAKRVRAHVL; from the coding sequence ATGCCCACGCCTCGCGAGCAGCTGTCCGACGCCCGGCTCTACCTCTGCACGGACGCCCGTAAGCGGCAGGGCGACCTCCCCGCCTTCCTGGACGCCGTGCTCGCCGGCGGGGTCGACATCGTCCAGCTCCGGGACAAGGGCATGGAGGCCGCCGAGGAGCTGGAGCACCTCGCGGTGTTCGCCGACGCCTGCCGCCGCCACGGCAAGCTCCTCGCCGTCAACGACCGGGCCGACGTCGCCCACGCCATCGGCGCCGACGTCCTGCACCTGGGCCAGGGAGACCTGCCCGTGCCCGCCGCCCGCGCGATCATCGGCCAGGAGCGGCTGATCGGCCGCTCCACCCACGCCGAGTCCGAGGTCGACGCCGCCGTCGCCCAGGACGGCGTGGACTACTTCTGCACCGGCCCCTGCTGGCCCACCCCCACCAAGCCCGGCCGCCACGCCCCCGGCCTCGGCCTCGTGCGGTACGCCGCCGCCCTGGCACAGCCGCGCCCCTGGTTCGCGATCGGCGGGATCGACGCGGGCAATCTGGACGAGGTGCTGGAGGCGGGCGCCCGCCGGATCGTGGTCGTCCGTGCGATCACCGAGGCGGACGATCCGGCCACCGCCACCGCCGAGCTGGCGAAGCGGGTCCGCGCACACGTCCTCTGA